A stretch of the Chondrinema litorale genome encodes the following:
- the ygiD gene encoding 4,5-DOPA dioxygenase extradiol, with protein sequence MDTLNSLSNLSDSFSATDKMPVVFIGHGSPMNAIEENQFVKGFRDVVKTIPKPNAILCVSAHWFTRGTKITISKQPETIHDFGGFPRALYEVQYPAPGSPELAKETQKLLTPELAELDEKWGLDHGAWSVLRHMYPDADVPVIQLSIDYTKPASYHFELAKRLSELRNKGVLIVGSGNIIHNLRMVDFSNFNKVDYGYDWAVEVREKVNNFLLDGNYQPLLNYDQQGTAFRYAIPTPDHYLPLIYTLGLQEKGEQISLFNDKLMAGSLSMTSVKIS encoded by the coding sequence ATGGATACTTTAAACTCGTTAAGTAATCTATCTGATAGTTTTTCTGCTACAGATAAAATGCCCGTTGTATTTATAGGTCATGGTAGCCCTATGAATGCTATTGAGGAGAATCAATTTGTTAAAGGGTTTCGTGATGTTGTAAAAACAATACCAAAACCGAATGCCATTCTTTGTGTTTCGGCACATTGGTTTACAAGAGGAACGAAGATAACTATTTCAAAACAACCAGAAACCATTCACGATTTTGGTGGTTTTCCTAGAGCTTTATATGAGGTGCAATATCCTGCTCCGGGGAGTCCAGAGTTAGCAAAAGAAACCCAAAAATTATTAACTCCAGAGTTGGCAGAACTAGATGAAAAGTGGGGCTTAGATCACGGAGCTTGGAGTGTTTTAAGACATATGTATCCAGATGCAGATGTGCCTGTAATTCAGTTAAGTATAGATTATACCAAACCAGCTAGTTACCATTTCGAGTTAGCTAAAAGACTTAGTGAATTGCGAAATAAAGGGGTTCTTATTGTTGGTAGTGGTAATATAATCCATAACTTAAGAATGGTTGATTTCAGCAATTTTAATAAAGTGGATTATGGTTACGATTGGGCAGTAGAAGTTAGAGAAAAAGTGAATAACTTTTTACTAGACGGTAATTACCAACCATTGTTAAATTACGATCAACAAGGTACTGCATTTAGATATGCTATTCCGACACCAGATCATTATTTACCATTAATATATACTTTAGGCTTACAAGAAAAAGGAGAGCAAATTTCATTATTTAATGATAAATTGATGGCTGGTTCTTTAAGTATGACCTCAGTAAAGATTAGCTAA